The region GATACACATGGCAGGATTATGATTTAACGTTATAAGGTAAAGCGTTTGTGGATTACTTGAGGGCTTCGTTGTTCTGCACCTTTTCTTTTCTGAATTAAAGCTTTTTTGAAGTATTATCGTccattgattttattatttatcatGGGATAACTTTTGGATATTATGAAAGCGCTTTTCTGAGAAAAAGTGcatacaatttatttattttttaagttaAATTACTTTCGAACTCTACTTCTGTGCTTGCTTTTGGTCCACTTGGAACATTGTACTGTAGTTTCAAAGAGTAACATATATTTTGTTTTAACCATTCCTAGCTATTTGACTGTATTTTCTCTTTTTGTGTTAAGAATGTTCAATACGTATTAGTTGTTATGCAGACTCATTCATTCACTGGGATTTACAACCTTGAAAGCTGAAGAGATTTCTGGTTCTCAGCCTGCTGAAGTACAAAACTTGGGTAAACACTTCATTTTTGAGTATCATATCTTGTAGGTTTCGGTTTAAAGTTTTATATGCCATGAAACAACAAGTGTAATGATTTAAAAACATTAGTTTTGATATAATTAGTTTTGAAAATTATAATGAAGCATTTGTGGTGTTAATTAGAGTAAATATTTTGTGTGGCATGATGCTGTTAAACTATTTCTTGAGCAAGTAGTTTTGATTGTCTTTCTTATTATTGTTAACTGTGTAGTTTCAGTCAGACATAAGTTGTCAAATGGTTTACATGGTTTGTCATGTTTCTTCCAGTCCAGGGCAAATGGATTAAATCTGCTAACTGGAATACAATCGTGGACCCCTTAAATGGAGAATCATTTATCAAAGTCTCAGAAGTAGATGAAAGTGGAATCCAGGTATGTATCTTGATTCTTGGATGTAAATGTACTTTTTCTTTATATGCCCTTTAGTTGATCTTATCAAAAGGTATATTTTGACTTATTAGTTAATAAAATATGCAGCCTTTTGTAGAGAGCTTGTCCAAGTGTCCAAAGCATGGCATGCACAACCCATTTAAATCCCCAGAAAGGTTTGCACCCTCTCTTCTGATTATCAATGTCTATTTAACACTTATCTGATTATATTTTCTTTACAGATACCTTTTGTATGGGGACATATCTGCAAAAGCAGGCCATATGCTTGCCCTTCCTGAGGTACAACATTTATATTGAGAAAACAAAGTGCATCGATATTTGCCCATTCAGTTTTTCTATCTGACTTGTAAAaagcttaattagtttataatttataATGGTTTTGCATTTTTTTTCCCTATCTATTCAGGTTTCTGATTTCTTTGCTAAGTTAATACAGAGGGTTGCACCTAAGAGTTATCAGCAGGCTCTTGGTGAAGTTTATGTTACAGGGAAGTTTCTAGAGAACTTCTCTGGTGATCAGGTACATGATGGTTATctattctagggtttgaaattcttCTGGAGATGTAAATGGTTAATGTAAAATCACCCATTTCTGTCAGTGTTTTATCAACTGCATTCATGTATTTTCAGTCATGACACATACAATCTTCCTGAATTGATTCCAAATCTCCATGTTTAACATTAACAGGTACGTTTCCTAGCAAGGTCCTTTGGAGTTCCTGGGAATCATCTTGGTCAACAAAGTCATGGTTTCCGCTGGCCTTATGGACCTGTAAGATtttatttcacatatttatttatttatttattcattttatagaATCTCTAATACATGGGCTTTGAAAATGTAAAATCACAATATTATCTCTTTCAGGTGGCAATCATTACACCTTTTAATTTCCCTTTAGAGATTCCTCTACTCCAATTGATGGGTGCACTTTATATGGGCAACAAGCCTGTTCTTAAGGTTGATAGCAAGGTGGGTCCTATCATTTATGACATATAATTTAGATAAGTTGACTTATGTTTTGGAATGTGACTTGTCGCTTTTTAGCACCCTTTCTTGatatttataaactcttttattgTTTTATGAGGGCTTAGTTTGTATGCAAGTCTAAGTTAACCGAAAAGCCTTTTCTGAGTTTTATCTAATACCTTTTTATGAACATGTTAAATGTTTAATGAATGTCATTATGTATGTTTTTTTCCTGATATATTGTAGCATTTTTGTAGGTATGCATTGTTATGGAACAAATGCTTCGGTTACTCCATGACTGTGGGATGCCGTTGGATGATGTTGATTTCATCAATTCTGATGGAAAGACAATGAACAAGCTACTGCTAGAGGTTGTTTTTTTATAGTGCACCTTCACTGTTATAAGTAGCAGATCTTCCATTTTTTTTGTCTAGTAATGTGTTTTGGCCTTGTAATTTTATATAAGTTTGTGACACCATATTCAGGCGAAACCACGGATGACACTCTTCACTGGTAGCTCAAGAATAGCAAACAAGTTGGCTGATGACCTAAATGGTAGAATCAAGTTGGAAGATGCAGGATTTGACTGGAAAATCCTTGGCCCTGATGTTCATGAGGTACATAAACATCTATTTTAAGTCTGCATTCTACTGTCAAAAGGAGGTGACCCTTGTTTTGGGTGTTTATCAGTTGTTTTATTTGTGCTAAAATTCACAGTATACttcattataataaaaatatgtCAAAATTAGTTCATAACTGTAGTATTTTTGTTGATTGGCAGGTGGATTATGTTTCATGGGTTTGTGATCAAGATGCATATGCATGCAGTGGTCAAAAGTGTTCAGCACAGTCGATGCTTTTCATGCATGAGGTTAGCTGCCACATGCTTCTGTTTTATTACTGTATCTTTCCATAAGAATTATCTCTTTTGTCCTGAAATAAGATGCATAGCTTCCTATTTTGATTTATTTCTGTTACAGCATTctactttaaaaaaaatcttatcAAGAAACTGTACATGAAAAATCTGTTATCTACCCAATTATAGAAtcgtacttttatttttatttttcttggaacTTTTATTTGGGTAGATTTTTTAAGAGTACAATTTTGTAATAGGAAAATTGCTATCTTTTGCATTTAACCCAAATCTAAAAGACAATCTTAGTCATGAGTAAATAATACAAATTAACTAGAAGTTGTTGCATCAATCTTTAAAAAAGAAAGGGTAATTTGTGAACATTATTCATATCATATTTAGTGTTAGAATTCAAAATATGAGTTTTATTTTATACTGATTATTTGTAGAATTGGAGCAAAACATCACTCTTGCGTCAATTGACTGACCTTGCTGCAAGGAGGAAGCTTGAAGACTTGACCATTGGTCCAGTTCTTACTGTAAGTGTGTGCTTAATCTGTAATAGCAAAAAAAGAAAGTTATACATCTGTATCTaaactattttatatatatatatatatatatatatatatatatatatatatatatatatatatatatatatatatatatatatatatatatatatatatatatatatattgaaaagtaACCACTACAAAAATTGTGATGTTTGCAGTTCACAACGGAAGCTATGCTAGATCACATGAAGAAATTGCTTGAGATTCCTGGATCAAAGTTACTGTTTGGTGGTGAAGAGTTGCAAAACCATTCTATTCCTTCCGTATATGGTGCTATAAAACCAACAGCTGTGTTTGTTCCTATCGAACAAATACTCAAGCCTGAATATTACGACCTCGTTACAAAAGAAATATTTGGACCATTTCAGGTAATATTGTTGTACATGCATTGGATTGAGACAAACATTGCTTTTTCTTCATCTCTCTCGTTTGTTAAAAAGACGTTATCACTTGGTTTTTTTTGTCAGGTTATCACAGAGTACAAAGACAGTCAACTCCCACTGGTGTTGGATGTCCTTGAAAAGATGCATGCACATTTAACAGCTGCTGTCGTTTCAAATGATCCATTGTTTATTCAGGTTTCATTCTGAaattgtttttattatatatatatatatatatattttattttttatatggcAATGTTGTTTTTAATCTGATTCTGATGATGAGTTGTTGAACTTGGTTTCCAGGAGGTGATTGGGAAAACAGTGAATGGAACCACTTATGCTGGACTTAGAGCAAGGACAACAGGGGCACCACAGAATCACTGGTGAGTAGAGTAGAAATAAATGGAATTTCCTTTCCTtttatcaaacaaaacaaaaaacaaaacaatgTGTGTTGTGTTCATCATCAGGTTTGGGCCAGCTGGAGATCCAAGAGGAGCAGGGATAGGGACTCCTGAAGCTATAAAACTTGTGTGGTCGTGTCACAGAGAGGTCATATACGATGTTGGTCCGGTCCCACATAAATGGCAAATCCCACCCTCCACTTGAGAAAAGACATCAATACCCCTGTGCATTGCATTCAGTGATGACCCAAGTTGACCACACCTTGACTTGTAAAAGTAGGTAGTTTTCAAGGcatcagatatatatatatatatatatatatatatatatatatatatatatatatatatatatatatatatatatatatatatatatatttata is a window of Lactuca sativa cultivar Salinas chromosome 1, Lsat_Salinas_v11, whole genome shotgun sequence DNA encoding:
- the LOC111887348 gene encoding delta-1-pyrroline-5-carboxylate dehydrogenase 12A1, mitochondrial: MSLLRLCKGINPNVSRKTASDYFSSLRFSRLIHSLGFTTLKAEEISGSQPAEVQNLVQGKWIKSANWNTIVDPLNGESFIKVSEVDESGIQPFVESLSKCPKHGMHNPFKSPERYLLYGDISAKAGHMLALPEVSDFFAKLIQRVAPKSYQQALGEVYVTGKFLENFSGDQVRFLARSFGVPGNHLGQQSHGFRWPYGPVAIITPFNFPLEIPLLQLMGALYMGNKPVLKVDSKVCIVMEQMLRLLHDCGMPLDDVDFINSDGKTMNKLLLEAKPRMTLFTGSSRIANKLADDLNGRIKLEDAGFDWKILGPDVHEVDYVSWVCDQDAYACSGQKCSAQSMLFMHENWSKTSLLRQLTDLAARRKLEDLTIGPVLTFTTEAMLDHMKKLLEIPGSKLLFGGEELQNHSIPSVYGAIKPTAVFVPIEQILKPEYYDLVTKEIFGPFQVITEYKDSQLPLVLDVLEKMHAHLTAAVVSNDPLFIQEVIGKTVNGTTYAGLRARTTGAPQNHWFGPAGDPRGAGIGTPEAIKLVWSCHREVIYDVGPVPHKWQIPPST